In Helianthus annuus cultivar XRQ/B chromosome 8, HanXRQr2.0-SUNRISE, whole genome shotgun sequence, a single genomic region encodes these proteins:
- the LOC110873322 gene encoding aquaporin NIP2-2 encodes MSGIRPNGGERESPIITAEKPQIRRLSGFILSLVDYPPGFSRKVVAEVVATFLLVFVTCGAAALTTSDNRKVSQLGASVAGGLIVTVMIYAVGHISGAHMNPAVTLAFATGGHFPWIQVPIYAAAQLTGSISASFALRVLLQQVKHLGTTTPSGTDLQALVMEIIVTFCMMFVTSAVATDSKAVGELAGIAVGSSVCITSILAGPVSGGSMNPARTIGPALASNNFKGIWVYIVGPIFGTISGALCYSFIRHTDRPIQTMSSFKLRRMKSNDQHVAENNSLSFV; translated from the exons ATGTCAGGAATACGTCCAAATGGCGGCGAACGTGAGTCTCCCATCATCACAGCCGAAAAACCACAAATCCGTCGACTCAGTGGCTTTATATTATCTCTAGTTGACTACCCTCCTGGTTTTTCGCGTAAG GTGGTGGCGGAAGTGGTGGCTACATTTCTGTTGGTGTTTGTGACATGTGGAGCAGCGGCACTTACCACAAGCGACAATCGTAAGGTGTCACAGCTTGGAGCCTCGGTTGCTGGTGGGCTCATTGTTACCGTTATGATATATGCTGTTGGACATATCTCCGGTGCACACATGAACCCTGCCGTCACGCTAGCATTTGCAACCGGTGGTCATTTCCCTTGGATTCAG GTCCCTATATATGCCGCAGCACAACTGACTGGGTCCATATCAGCTTCGTTTGCGCTACGGGTGTTGCTACAACAGGTAAAACATTTGGGGACAACGACACCTTCAGGGACAGACCTACAAGCTTTGGTCATGGAGATCATAGTCACTTTTTGTATGATGTTTGTCACTTCAGCTGTCGCAACAGATTCTAAAGCC GTAGGAGAGCTAGCAGGTATAGCAGTTGGATCATCAGTATGCATTACTTCCATCTTGGCAGG ACCAGTATCAGGCGGATCGATGAACCCAGCACGCACCATCGGGCCTGCTTTAGCTAGCAACAACTTCAAGGGCATTTGGGTATATATTGTTGGTCCTATATTTGGGACCATATCAGGGGCGCTATGCTACAGTTTTATTCGGCATACTGATAGACCGATTCAAACGATGTCGTCTTTCAAACTTAGAAGAATGAAGAGCAATGATCAACATGTTGCAGAGAACAATTCCCTTAGTTTCGTGTAA